A genomic window from Exiguobacterium acetylicum DSM 20416 includes:
- a CDS encoding phytoene/squalene synthase family protein has product MNSVTIQNAYIKCEEVIQSGSKTFYKAFSLLPKADRQAVYAIYTFCRFLDDTVDESETPKESLMAFLNEFKRFRDGEVLDKPLWIALADVFERYEMDETPFLELAEGMRWDIEKNRYQTLEETEQYSYYVASTVGLMLLPILAPQQPDLRKSAIDLGIAMQLTNILRDVGEDAKRGRIYLPHSWMETYGVTAESLLAGRPSGDFIGLWEEVALRAEHLYDAAIPSFERYPRESRRALKAAAFLYRGILDAARDNHYDVFTKRAYVSRWQKMKLLATI; this is encoded by the coding sequence ATGAATTCAGTGACGATCCAGAACGCGTATATCAAATGTGAGGAAGTCATTCAGTCCGGATCTAAAACGTTCTATAAAGCCTTCTCACTCTTACCAAAAGCAGATCGACAAGCTGTTTATGCCATCTATACATTTTGCCGATTCCTCGATGATACCGTCGATGAATCAGAGACACCAAAAGAGAGCTTAATGGCTTTCTTGAATGAATTCAAACGATTCCGTGATGGCGAAGTACTAGATAAACCGTTATGGATTGCTTTAGCAGATGTATTTGAACGTTATGAAATGGATGAGACACCATTTCTTGAGCTCGCAGAAGGGATGCGTTGGGATATCGAGAAAAATCGTTATCAAACGCTTGAGGAGACAGAGCAATACAGCTACTACGTAGCGAGTACTGTCGGTTTGATGCTGTTACCCATCCTTGCACCGCAACAGCCTGATCTCCGTAAATCAGCTATCGATCTTGGAATCGCGATGCAACTGACGAACATTTTGCGCGATGTCGGTGAAGATGCAAAACGCGGCCGCATCTACTTGCCCCATTCATGGATGGAGACATACGGTGTCACAGCGGAGTCGTTACTCGCTGGTCGTCCTTCAGGAGACTTCATCGGTCTCTGGGAAGAGGTTGCCCTTCGAGCAGAGCATCTATATGACGCGGCGATTCCATCGTTTGAACGATATCCACGTGAGAGTCGGCGTGCTCTAAAAGCTGCTGCCTTCCTATACCGCGGTATTCTTGATGCAGCGCGGGATAATCACTATGACGTCTTTACGAAACGCGCGTACGTCAGCCGTTGGCAAAAAATGAAGTTACTTGCTACGATTTAA
- a CDS encoding lysophospholipid acyltransferase family protein, producing the protein MKEANKSKLAESVFHTYVDHALIRRHFHRVLYRADDLPVPGLMLATHSSWWDGMILFHLDQTCFHHDPYVMIDQAGLARFPFFSRLGAFSVDRTSFADIKTSLHYAKERLQNGSSVWMFPQGEERHQEDRPLRLASGATHLTRHTDHVSLVAFYYSYGHEQQPDIYIRTRRFHPLPEERSSAQAKRLTAELTALYDDIRADAIAERIDLYRCISTRREPLPARTERWLRAFRS; encoded by the coding sequence TTGAAAGAAGCAAACAAAAGCAAATTAGCTGAATCCGTATTTCATACGTATGTTGATCATGCTTTGATCCGACGTCATTTCCACCGTGTCTTATATCGAGCAGACGATCTACCTGTCCCTGGTCTCATGCTTGCTACGCACAGTTCTTGGTGGGATGGTATGATTCTTTTTCATTTGGATCAGACCTGTTTCCATCACGATCCTTACGTCATGATTGACCAAGCAGGGCTTGCTCGCTTCCCGTTCTTCTCTCGTCTTGGAGCTTTCTCTGTTGATCGGACATCATTCGCGGATATCAAGACAAGTCTTCATTATGCCAAAGAACGACTTCAAAATGGCAGCAGCGTCTGGATGTTTCCTCAAGGCGAGGAACGTCATCAAGAGGACCGTCCGCTTCGCTTAGCAAGTGGTGCCACACATTTGACGCGTCATACGGATCACGTGTCTCTCGTCGCCTTTTATTATTCATATGGCCATGAACAGCAACCGGACATCTATATCCGGACGCGTCGCTTTCATCCATTACCTGAGGAACGTTCAAGTGCCCAGGCAAAACGACTGACGGCAGAACTAACCGCCTTATACGACGACATTCGAGCAGATGCAATTGCGGAACGTATTGATTTATATCGTTGTATCTCTACACGAAGGGAACCACTTCCTGCGCGAACGGAGCGCTGGTTACGGGCATTTCGGTCATGA
- a CDS encoding phytoene desaturase family protein — protein sequence MKIGFVGAGVGTLHAALLLTARHPGVEITIFEKEAHVGGRLQSVDFESGGRIDEGPTIVLMPGKLKEQLAEAGVTGVELERVDPLYDLHFDDGTVVTKVADVVDQAIAIERQFGEGRGFYEFMHQKEKDYETSVSKFLERGYRRKTELLHPDMMRPLLQMHALETAHDHLKRYFKSKYLRMAYSFPTFYIGGNPYTTPSIYGLIPYREQAEGVWYVKGGYFSLAERMYDTLVERGVRFVFEAPVERIVVDQGQAKEIILQDGTHEAFDQIVLNGEFPLMERLVEGKQPKTYTPSGGTLLLYFKMKGKVDLPVHRFLMPNDLEPLMTNIFKKGRLPEHPAVYLFHPSQIDRSLTGTDDSVVYSLIPSPRGYGVEDYEKVEFVETVLEKIEHHHPGFREKIQEMKIRTPNDAQAFGLYQGGSFGIAPTIRQSAALKTQAKPYPDIDRLYAVGASVHPCGGVPVVMMGATILVNRMEQEMGWKHEFSDDPERVYQM from the coding sequence ATGAAGATAGGATTCGTAGGAGCCGGTGTCGGTACACTGCATGCAGCGCTTTTGCTGACAGCAAGACATCCCGGAGTCGAGATTACGATTTTTGAAAAAGAAGCGCATGTCGGTGGTCGATTACAATCCGTCGATTTTGAATCAGGTGGCCGCATCGATGAAGGTCCGACGATCGTCCTGATGCCAGGCAAGTTAAAAGAGCAGTTGGCAGAAGCCGGCGTGACGGGAGTAGAACTTGAACGGGTCGATCCATTGTATGACCTTCACTTCGACGACGGTACCGTCGTCACGAAAGTAGCCGATGTCGTGGATCAAGCGATCGCAATCGAACGTCAATTCGGTGAAGGGCGTGGATTTTATGAATTCATGCATCAAAAAGAAAAGGATTATGAGACGAGTGTATCGAAATTTTTAGAACGTGGTTATCGTCGAAAGACAGAGTTGTTGCACCCAGACATGATGCGTCCATTATTACAGATGCATGCTCTAGAAACTGCACATGACCATTTGAAGCGATACTTCAAGAGTAAATATTTGCGCATGGCATACAGTTTCCCGACATTTTATATCGGCGGAAATCCTTATACAACACCATCGATTTACGGTTTGATTCCGTACCGGGAACAAGCAGAAGGTGTCTGGTATGTAAAAGGTGGCTATTTCTCGCTTGCTGAACGCATGTATGACACATTAGTCGAACGTGGTGTCCGATTCGTCTTCGAGGCACCCGTTGAACGAATCGTTGTCGACCAAGGACAGGCGAAAGAAATCATCTTACAAGATGGAACACATGAAGCCTTCGATCAAATCGTACTAAATGGAGAGTTTCCATTGATGGAACGTCTTGTGGAAGGTAAACAACCTAAAACCTATACGCCTTCAGGCGGTACGCTACTGCTGTATTTCAAAATGAAAGGGAAAGTCGATTTACCAGTGCATCGCTTTTTGATGCCAAACGACTTGGAACCGCTCATGACGAATATCTTTAAAAAGGGACGATTACCTGAACATCCGGCAGTCTATCTGTTCCATCCAAGTCAGATTGACCGTAGTTTGACAGGAACGGACGATAGCGTCGTCTATTCATTAATTCCTTCTCCACGTGGCTATGGTGTAGAAGATTATGAAAAAGTAGAGTTCGTTGAGACCGTACTTGAAAAAATCGAGCATCATCATCCGGGATTCCGGGAAAAGATACAAGAAATGAAGATTCGTACACCGAATGATGCACAGGCCTTTGGATTGTATCAGGGAGGGAGTTTTGGGATTGCGCCGACGATTCGCCAATCCGCTGCCTTAAAGACACAGGCAAAACCGTATCCGGATATCGATCGATTATATGCCGTCGGTGCATCGGTGCATCCGTGTGGAGGAGTACCAGTCGTCATGATGGGCGCAACGATACTCGTAAACCGAATGGAACAAGAGATGGGGTGGAAACATGAATTCAGTGACGATCCAGAACGCGTATATCAAATGTGA
- a CDS encoding phytoene desaturase family protein, whose protein sequence is MKRRVAVIGAGPGGLACALLLAGKGVDVTVYEKQTQVGGRTSAVKLGDYTFDRGPTFLNMPHILENVFHEAGLRLEDYLDLKALDPMYTLYFKGGTEQFTMTTDRDRMKETIEQHFPGNGEGYDRFMAEQALKLGKLMPILQTRHDRLTDYLSPRVLTALPRLSLGRSLYDVLSDYFTSEELKYSFTFQAKYLGMSAWECPGGFSILSYMEHAYGVHHPIGGMHQVPLAMQRAIEELGGTVQLGAGVEQLILNGKTVEGVILESGQHELFDEVIIGADFAHAMNHLVPEGVLKKWSRPKIDRKKFSCSTFMLYLGVNRTFDAPHHTIYFAEDYEKNVREMTQTLELSDDFSFYVQNPSVIDPTLAPEGKSAMYVLVPVPNNYSELDWSIEGPKLRRRVLDALETRSPYQGIEAAIEVEEMFTPDDWEAMGIHQGATFNLGHQLTQMMYFRPHNQFEELDHLYLVGGGTHPGSGLPTIFESARITAELVLKKEGVRT, encoded by the coding sequence GTGAAGCGACGCGTAGCAGTGATAGGAGCAGGACCTGGGGGACTTGCATGTGCCTTGTTATTAGCAGGAAAAGGAGTAGACGTCACCGTTTACGAAAAACAAACGCAAGTCGGTGGACGAACTTCTGCCGTTAAGCTAGGTGACTATACATTTGATCGAGGACCAACATTCCTTAATATGCCGCATATTTTAGAAAACGTCTTTCACGAAGCCGGTTTACGGTTAGAAGACTATTTAGATTTAAAGGCACTTGATCCAATGTACACGCTCTATTTCAAAGGCGGAACGGAGCAGTTCACGATGACGACGGATCGGGACCGGATGAAAGAGACGATTGAACAACACTTCCCTGGAAACGGAGAAGGATACGATCGATTCATGGCAGAGCAAGCACTTAAGCTTGGAAAACTCATGCCCATCTTGCAGACACGTCACGATCGGCTGACGGATTACTTATCACCACGTGTCTTAACAGCACTTCCGCGTCTTTCGCTCGGTCGATCCCTCTATGACGTGTTATCCGATTATTTCACGAGCGAAGAACTGAAGTATTCTTTTACATTCCAAGCGAAATATTTAGGCATGTCAGCTTGGGAATGTCCAGGTGGTTTTTCGATCTTGTCTTATATGGAACATGCTTACGGTGTCCACCATCCGATTGGCGGGATGCATCAAGTACCGCTAGCAATGCAACGTGCGATCGAGGAGCTGGGCGGAACCGTACAGTTAGGTGCGGGCGTCGAACAATTGATCTTAAATGGAAAAACTGTCGAAGGAGTCATCCTTGAGTCAGGTCAACATGAGTTATTCGATGAAGTCATCATCGGTGCCGATTTCGCACATGCGATGAATCATTTGGTGCCGGAAGGGGTTTTGAAAAAATGGTCCCGACCAAAAATTGACCGTAAAAAATTCTCATGTTCGACGTTCATGTTATATCTTGGTGTCAACCGGACGTTTGATGCACCACACCACACGATTTATTTTGCGGAGGACTATGAGAAAAACGTTCGTGAGATGACACAGACGCTTGAGCTATCTGATGACTTTTCATTCTATGTCCAAAATCCATCCGTGATTGATCCAACGCTAGCACCTGAAGGCAAGTCTGCTATGTATGTACTAGTGCCGGTACCGAACAATTACTCTGAACTTGATTGGTCGATCGAAGGACCGAAACTACGTCGTCGTGTTCTTGACGCCCTTGAAACGCGTTCGCCGTATCAAGGGATTGAAGCAGCAATCGAAGTCGAAGAGATGTTCACGCCAGACGACTGGGAAGCGATGGGGATCCATCAAGGCGCGACGTTCAATCTCGGTCATCAGTTGACGCAGATGATGTATTTCCGACCGCATAATCAATTTGAAGAGCTCGATCATCTGTATCTCGTCGGAGGTGGCACACATCCAGGTAGCGGATTACCAACGATCTTCGAATCCGCGCGTATCACGGCAGAACTTGTGCTCAAAAAAGAAGGGGTGCGGACATGA
- a CDS encoding aminoacyl-tRNA deacylase, which produces MSKTNVERLLKQSKIDFESLTYPVDLDDLSAEVVGRKINYPLSTIFKTLVLKMVENKYVFVVISGEEELSLKAAAKALHSKKVALVPMKELEDLTGYIRGGVSAIGAKKNFPVLLSDRAIHEPFIIVSAGKRGHQVRLNPHDFLSFTQGILFTNG; this is translated from the coding sequence ATGAGCAAAACGAACGTCGAGAGGCTTCTGAAGCAGTCTAAGATTGACTTCGAATCCCTCACTTATCCTGTTGATCTTGATGATTTATCTGCTGAAGTCGTCGGTAGAAAGATTAATTACCCCCTTTCGACCATTTTTAAAACCCTTGTTTTGAAAATGGTCGAAAATAAATATGTCTTTGTCGTCATTTCGGGGGAAGAAGAACTCTCTCTTAAGGCAGCAGCTAAAGCATTGCATTCGAAAAAAGTCGCGCTTGTTCCGATGAAGGAGTTAGAAGACCTGACTGGCTATATTCGAGGTGGTGTCTCTGCCATCGGTGCTAAGAAGAACTTTCCGGTTCTTTTATCGGATCGTGCTATCCATGAACCATTCATCATCGTATCCGCCGGAAAACGTGGACATCAAGTTCGGTTGAATCCTCATGATTTTTTATCTTTCACTCAGGGGATTCTCTTTACGAACGGCTGA
- a CDS encoding glycosyltransferase: MSWFFLFFALAVCLYTWINLAFLPRLTDPVQPDSLAICIPLRNEERNVRKLLDALEHALTTGMHVYLYEDRSTDRTRELLLDRIGQDDRFTVIDGLPLPTGWAGKVHACHQLAKRTTEDYLLFLDADVTLTPDAICRLYGTLRTERAVFLSGFPSFPVPTFLGKCLIPMQHVLIAQHLPIPFRKVKHPAFAAANGMVVLVERRAYDQVGGHESIQSALVDDLELCRTFKKYGWTTTLVEVAPAVSCDMYATNEEVWQGFLKNVFRGMNDSYVVGSYFLLFYLVQASVLPYLILHPSWQMGGALILLYLARFRIDRAARIRHVWWLHPLAVFFYVILLASAMIRSFRKREITWKGRTYS, translated from the coding sequence ATGAGTTGGTTCTTTCTCTTCTTCGCTCTAGCTGTCTGTCTCTATACATGGATCAATTTAGCTTTTTTACCACGATTAACGGATCCCGTTCAACCAGATAGTCTAGCAATCTGCATCCCTTTACGTAATGAGGAGCGTAATGTACGAAAATTATTAGACGCACTAGAACATGCTCTGACAACTGGGATGCACGTTTACTTATATGAAGACCGCTCGACCGATCGGACGCGCGAGTTATTGCTCGATCGGATTGGTCAAGACGACCGTTTTACAGTGATTGATGGTCTTCCCTTACCAACAGGCTGGGCAGGAAAGGTCCATGCGTGTCATCAACTCGCGAAACGAACGACAGAGGACTACTTGTTATTTCTCGACGCTGATGTGACACTGACACCTGATGCAATTTGTCGCTTATACGGAACGTTACGAACAGAACGAGCCGTTTTCCTTTCCGGTTTCCCGTCCTTTCCTGTACCGACGTTTCTCGGAAAGTGTTTGATTCCAATGCAACATGTTCTTATTGCACAACATCTTCCGATTCCTTTTCGCAAGGTGAAGCATCCAGCGTTTGCTGCAGCCAACGGAATGGTCGTTCTCGTCGAACGACGTGCGTATGATCAAGTCGGTGGACATGAAAGTATTCAATCGGCTCTCGTTGACGATTTAGAACTTTGTCGCACATTTAAAAAATACGGATGGACGACGACGCTCGTCGAAGTCGCTCCAGCAGTCTCTTGTGATATGTACGCCACGAATGAAGAGGTCTGGCAAGGTTTTCTAAAGAATGTCTTTCGTGGGATGAACGATTCTTATGTTGTCGGATCATACTTTCTACTCTTTTACTTGGTTCAAGCAAGTGTCCTACCTTATCTCATCCTTCACCCATCCTGGCAGATGGGTGGTGCACTGATTCTTCTTTACTTAGCACGATTCCGGATTGATCGTGCGGCACGAATCCGACATGTTTGGTGGCTCCATCCACTAGCTGTATTCTTTTATGTCATCTTGCTAGCAAGTGCGATGATTCGAAGCTTTAGGAAACGGGAAATCACATGGAAGGGTAGGACCTATTCATAA
- a CDS encoding class I SAM-dependent methyltransferase has protein sequence MAQLKEWTKVFRARKWMKRAEPVLPLWHGYIGYKYGLFDALQTGATQAEAQLRMQRPLTQEALSRWFEVGVAVGHLKKKDLRYTATRHVLPELSQSDDRSIGFMLSEMMELHLPALFSYPQFLEEGQQKTFNGEEHGDVVAETSALVETVAFPAVRHIIRNRNLTSLLDIGCAYGGYLRKIHEALPDLRLAGIDIEESVIAEAKRRDTSGEIDFVVGDIKTFDVKETYDGVMMNNILYYFPQPERLALLEGVRRFVKDDGTVILVTPLRDSSHGAPFSAAFNAFMTLHENLYPLPSKEELKEDLSKAGFENISITPFLKEGAWYIVTANATS, from the coding sequence GTGGCACAGTTGAAGGAATGGACGAAGGTTTTCCGGGCACGGAAATGGATGAAACGCGCAGAACCGGTGTTACCACTTTGGCATGGGTATATCGGTTATAAATATGGATTATTCGATGCTCTTCAAACAGGAGCAACGCAAGCAGAGGCACAGCTACGGATGCAGCGTCCGCTGACACAGGAAGCGCTATCCCGCTGGTTCGAAGTCGGCGTCGCAGTCGGTCACTTGAAGAAAAAAGATTTACGCTATACAGCGACTCGCCATGTTCTTCCGGAACTCTCTCAATCAGACGACCGCAGTATCGGATTTATGTTATCGGAAATGATGGAGCTGCACTTACCAGCACTATTCTCTTATCCTCAATTCTTAGAAGAGGGTCAACAAAAGACCTTTAATGGAGAGGAACATGGAGACGTTGTAGCCGAAACTTCAGCTCTCGTTGAGACTGTCGCTTTCCCAGCAGTACGTCACATCATTCGGAATCGTAATCTAACTTCACTTCTTGATATTGGTTGTGCCTATGGCGGGTATCTCCGTAAAATTCACGAGGCATTGCCGGACTTACGACTCGCCGGAATTGATATTGAAGAATCAGTCATCGCCGAAGCAAAACGGCGAGATACGAGCGGAGAGATTGATTTTGTCGTCGGGGATATCAAAACGTTTGATGTCAAAGAGACATATGACGGTGTCATGATGAATAATATTTTGTATTACTTCCCGCAACCGGAACGACTTGCACTATTAGAAGGAGTTCGTCGTTTCGTCAAGGATGATGGAACAGTCATTCTCGTCACACCATTACGTGATAGTTCACATGGCGCACCTTTCTCAGCAGCATTCAATGCCTTTATGACGTTGCATGAGAATCTGTATCCATTACCGAGTAAGGAAGAATTGAAAGAAGATCTATCAAAAGCTGGGTTTGAAAACATTTCGATCACACCATTCTTAAAAGAAGGTGCCTGGTATATCGTCACTGCAAACGCCACTTCCTAA
- the pssA gene encoding CDP-diacylglycerol--serine O-phosphatidyltransferase, with protein MWKDRVRNSIPNLFTFGNLYCGFLAIVMAAKGDFQNATLLIVIAMMLDSLDGRLARMLGVAGDFGKELDSLADIVTFGVAPAMMAYYTYFYEFGEVGLLISALFPLFGAFRLARFNLSATNVASAYFSGVPITAAGGILAVVTLFSGRMNDLMVPLVFTGLAFLMVSRVKIPSFKDIPVPRHTFVITFTLLYVTYVMIARSNEWSTFWFVAVPLYIAFLLFSFIKKKKQKQHSNG; from the coding sequence TTGTGGAAAGATCGTGTTCGTAATTCAATACCCAACCTATTTACGTTCGGAAATCTGTATTGTGGTTTTTTAGCCATCGTCATGGCGGCAAAAGGTGATTTTCAAAATGCCACCTTACTAATCGTCATCGCGATGATGCTTGATAGTCTGGACGGACGTCTTGCTCGGATGCTTGGTGTAGCAGGCGACTTCGGAAAAGAACTGGACTCATTAGCAGATATCGTGACATTCGGTGTCGCACCTGCAATGATGGCCTACTATACGTATTTCTATGAATTCGGAGAAGTTGGTTTACTAATTTCTGCTCTGTTCCCGTTGTTCGGCGCATTCCGTCTTGCCCGGTTTAATTTATCGGCAACGAATGTGGCATCTGCTTATTTTTCAGGTGTACCGATTACGGCGGCAGGTGGTATTTTGGCCGTTGTTACGTTGTTTAGTGGACGAATGAACGACTTGATGGTTCCACTTGTCTTCACAGGTCTTGCCTTCTTGATGGTCAGTCGTGTCAAGATTCCAAGTTTTAAAGACATTCCCGTTCCGCGCCATACGTTCGTCATCACCTTTACATTGCTATACGTGACGTATGTCATGATTGCTCGTAGCAATGAATGGTCGACGTTTTGGTTCGTTGCTGTTCCGTTGTATATCGCGTTTCTCCTTTTCTCGTTCATCAAAAAGAAGAAGCAAAAGCAACATTCAAACGGATGA
- a CDS encoding phytoene desaturase family protein, giving the protein MKHIAVIGAGLGGLSAAISLAAKGFRVTVIERNTHIGGKMMPIITEGHRFDFGPNTITMPEVFQSVILESGADPDEYFTFTKLERHTVNHFSDGRTLTFSSGREAMRTEVDRFTNGQLAKNDITGYQEEVAKLHTIAKQQFFTNIDSFIRPSLWRDMLKVHPFQNLHGLHKHYFKDKGLIQALDRYATYIGSSPYQTPATFSLIAHLELNDGVYFTNGGNTAIAEGFARRAKELGVVFRLGDEVTQIEVVDGQATEIELNHLEYLPVDFVVMNGDLLTQYPRLISETARPDFKNPTPAQVEPSISAYVRCIGLSRRIEGLAHHNVFFSSDYEAEFKALFDEKRYAEEPTIYISNSSVTAPEMGQAGDNLFVLVNAPATDIGHAIDFDTYDQLINQRLQSFGIDISSDVVFEQRITPQDIEQTFFAYHGSLYGLSSNGIRSSFLRPSNRSKNVHNLFFAGGSTHPGGGSPMVTLSGKLASERIVSAVATTL; this is encoded by the coding sequence ATGAAACATATAGCTGTCATCGGAGCTGGTCTTGGAGGACTAAGCGCTGCCATCTCATTAGCTGCAAAAGGATTTCGTGTCACGGTCATCGAGCGCAATACACATATCGGTGGCAAAATGATGCCGATCATCACAGAAGGACATCGCTTCGACTTTGGTCCGAACACGATCACGATGCCGGAAGTTTTTCAATCTGTCATTCTTGAATCTGGTGCGGATCCTGATGAATACTTTACATTCACGAAACTTGAGCGTCACACGGTCAATCACTTTTCTGACGGACGCACCTTAACGTTCTCGTCTGGACGTGAAGCGATGCGGACAGAAGTAGATCGTTTCACGAACGGTCAGTTGGCAAAAAACGATATTACAGGTTATCAAGAAGAAGTGGCGAAGTTGCATACGATTGCAAAACAACAATTCTTTACGAATATAGATTCATTCATCCGCCCTTCCCTCTGGCGAGACATGTTGAAAGTGCATCCCTTCCAAAACCTTCATGGGCTGCATAAGCACTACTTTAAGGATAAAGGGTTGATTCAGGCACTCGATCGTTATGCGACCTATATCGGGAGTAGTCCTTATCAAACACCCGCTACCTTCAGTCTCATCGCTCATTTAGAACTAAATGACGGCGTCTACTTCACGAATGGCGGCAATACGGCAATCGCAGAAGGATTCGCTCGACGTGCAAAAGAACTAGGTGTCGTCTTCCGTCTTGGCGATGAGGTGACACAGATCGAAGTCGTAGATGGACAAGCAACGGAAATCGAATTGAATCATTTGGAATATCTACCGGTCGACTTCGTCGTCATGAACGGCGATTTATTGACACAATATCCACGCCTGATCTCAGAAACGGCACGACCTGATTTTAAAAATCCGACACCTGCTCAAGTCGAACCATCAATTTCTGCCTACGTCCGATGTATCGGTCTCTCACGTCGGATCGAAGGACTGGCTCATCATAACGTCTTCTTCTCTTCGGATTACGAAGCTGAGTTCAAGGCACTCTTTGATGAAAAACGTTACGCTGAGGAGCCGACGATCTATATCTCGAATTCTTCCGTCACAGCACCAGAAATGGGACAAGCGGGTGACAACTTATTCGTGCTCGTCAATGCACCCGCAACGGATATTGGACATGCGATTGATTTTGATACGTATGATCAACTGATCAATCAACGATTGCAGTCATTTGGAATTGATATTTCATCTGATGTCGTCTTCGAACAACGGATCACACCACAGGATATCGAACAAACCTTCTTTGCTTATCACGGCTCGTTATATGGCTTGTCATCCAATGGCATCCGGTCGTCTTTCCTCCGTCCGAGCAACCGTTCAAAGAATGTTCACAATTTGTTTTTTGCCGGTGGATCAACGCATCCTGGTGGCGGTAGTCCAATGGTGACGCTTTCAGGAAAACTAGCAAGTGAACGAATCGTCTCTGCTGTCGCCACTACCCTGTGA
- a CDS encoding carotenoid biosynthesis protein — MEQFHKRLWIFFSIWFTIGLILVGFSLLPPWLEWANAVFLFASGLYAALYFWHILPKGRLVIPFIFFGSIIIESIGVHTGWPFGTYRYESDFGVQLLGVPITIGAAWLSVMGASLAFSRLFSFRYSTLILVPLFAVWLDLAIDPVAANVKSYWLWQDGGWYYDIPTQNFFGWYGTALVFSLFINRYQVKATDAALEQNNQYLFLMLHTLFGVTAGVAGLYGVTLVSLSAFIVYFIVKRGVIVERSKQKQIS, encoded by the coding sequence ATGGAGCAGTTTCATAAACGTCTTTGGATTTTCTTTTCAATTTGGTTCACCATCGGCTTGATCTTAGTTGGTTTTTCGTTACTCCCCCCTTGGCTCGAGTGGGCCAATGCCGTCTTTTTATTCGCTTCCGGCTTATACGCAGCACTCTATTTTTGGCATATCTTACCGAAGGGTCGTCTTGTCATCCCCTTCATCTTCTTTGGTTCGATCATCATCGAGTCGATTGGGGTCCATACCGGTTGGCCGTTTGGAACATATCGTTATGAGTCGGATTTCGGTGTTCAATTATTAGGTGTGCCGATTACGATCGGGGCTGCATGGCTGTCGGTCATGGGGGCGAGTCTCGCTTTCTCCCGTTTGTTTTCGTTTCGCTATAGTACATTGATCCTCGTTCCATTGTTTGCCGTCTGGCTCGATTTAGCGATTGATCCTGTTGCTGCTAACGTGAAATCGTATTGGCTTTGGCAAGACGGTGGCTGGTATTACGATATTCCGACACAGAACTTCTTCGGCTGGTATGGAACGGCGCTCGTCTTTTCCCTTTTCATCAATCGCTATCAAGTCAAAGCGACGGATGCCGCACTCGAACAAAACAATCAGTATCTCTTTTTGATGTTGCACACTTTATTCGGTGTAACAGCAGGAGTTGCTGGTCTCTATGGCGTCACTTTGGTCAGCTTAAGTGCATTCATCGTCTATTTCATTGTGAAACGAGGGGTTATCGTTGAAAGAAGCAAACAAAAGCAAATTAGCTGA